A genomic stretch from Pomacea canaliculata isolate SZHN2017 linkage group LG2, ASM307304v1, whole genome shotgun sequence includes:
- the LOC112557255 gene encoding integumentary mucin C.1-like, whose protein sequence is MAIQKGTKLLFAVLLMAVVLNTPGFAKPKRKCKHEKDTSKEVSKESEESKEYDDDYTTSTTTATTTTSPTTTSPTTPNPCEGCEESTQCCFAGVQCRIRPRVTDDCGVDYCPCLESTCVDGVCQA, encoded by the exons ATG GCCATACAGAAAGGGACGAAACTGTTGTTCGCAGTTCTTCTGATGGCGGTGGTACTCAACACGCCCGGGTTTGCAAAACCAAAAC GCAAGTGTAAGCACGAGAAAGATACTTCCAAAGAAGTATCCAAGGAGTCTGAAGAGTCCAAAGAATACGACGATGATTATACTACAAGTACTACGACAGCAACTACCACCACCAGCCCTACTACCACCAGTCCCACTACCCCCAACCCTTGTGAAGGCTGCGAAGAATCTACTCAATGCTGTTTTGCCGGCGTTCAGTGTCGTATTCGGCCAAGAGTTACTGATG ATTGCGGAGTTGACTACTGCCCTTGCCTGGAGAGCACCTGTGTAGACG GGGTGTGTCAAGCGTGA